A section of the Sphaerodactylus townsendi isolate TG3544 linkage group LG11, MPM_Stown_v2.3, whole genome shotgun sequence genome encodes:
- the HNRNPA2B1 gene encoding heterogeneous nuclear ribonucleoproteins A2/B1 isoform X1, translated as MPRGDRESDWVSEREKEQFRKLFIGGLSFETTEESLRNYYEQWGKLTDCVVMRDPASKRSRGFGFVTFSSMAEVDAAMAARPHSIDGRVVEPKRAVAREESGKPGAHVTVKKLFVGGIKEDTEEHHLRDYFSEYGKIDTIEIITDRQSGKKRGFGFVTFDDHDPVDKIVLQKYHTINGHNAEVRKALSRQEMQEVQSSRSGRGGNFGFGDSRGGGGNFGPGPGSNFRGGSDGYGGGRGFGDGYNGYGGGPGGGNFGGSPGYGGGRGGYGGGGPGYGNQGGGYGGGYDNYGGGNYGGGNYNDFGNYNQQPSNYGPMKSGNFGGSRNMGGPYGGGNYGPGGSGGSGGYGGRSRY; from the exons ATGCCTCGTGGAGACCGGGAGAGCGACTGGGTGAGTGAG AGGGAGAAGGAGCAGTTCCGCAAACTATTCATTGGTGGTTTGAGCTTTGAAACAACAGAAGAAAGCTTGAGAAACTACTACGAGCAATGGGGAAAGCTAACAGATTGTGTG gtaatgaGAGATCCTGCAAGCAAACGCTCACGAGGATTTGGCTTTGTAACATTCTCATCTATGGCTGAAGTTGATGCAGCAATGGCTGCCAGGCCTCATTCAATTGATGGTAGGGTGGTTGAACCCAAGAGAGCGGTAGCCAGGGAG GAATCTGGAAAGCCTGGGGCTCATGTTACTGTGAAAAAATTATTTGTTGGTGGAATCAAAGAAGATACTGAGGAACATCACCTTAGAGACTACTTTTCAGAATATGGAAAAATTGACACAATTGAAATAATTACAGATAGGCAATCTGGTAAAAAGAGGGGGTTTGGATTTGTTACCTTTGATGACCATGATCCTGTGGATAAAATTGTGT TGCAGAAATACCACACTATCAATGGTCATAATGCAGAAGtaagaaaagctttatctagACAAGAAATGCAAGAGGTTCAGAGCTCAAGGAGTGGAAGAGGAG GTAATTTTGGCTTTGGAGATTCACGTGGAGGTGGTGGAAACTTTGGTCCAGGACCAGGAAGCAATTTCAGAGGTGGATCTG ATGGCTATGGAGGTGGTCGTGGATTTGGTGATGGATACAATGGATATGGTGGAGGACCAGGAG GTGGCAATTTTGGTGGTAGTCCTGgttatggaggaggaagaggaggatatgGTGGTGGAGGACCTGGATATGGCAATCAGGGTGGGGGCTACGGAGGTGGTTATGACAACTATGGAGGAG GCAATTACGGAGGAGGAAATTACAATGATTTTGGAAACTACAACCAACAGCCCTCAAACTATGGTCCTATGAAGAGTGGAAATTTTGGTGGAAGCAGGAACATGGGGGGACCATATGGTGGAG GAAATTATGGTCCTGGAGGAAGTGGAGGAAGTGGGGGATATGGAGGGAGGAGTCGCTATTGA
- the HNRNPA2B1 gene encoding heterogeneous nuclear ribonucleoproteins A2/B1 isoform X2 translates to MPRGDRESDWREKEQFRKLFIGGLSFETTEESLRNYYEQWGKLTDCVVMRDPASKRSRGFGFVTFSSMAEVDAAMAARPHSIDGRVVEPKRAVAREESGKPGAHVTVKKLFVGGIKEDTEEHHLRDYFSEYGKIDTIEIITDRQSGKKRGFGFVTFDDHDPVDKIVLQKYHTINGHNAEVRKALSRQEMQEVQSSRSGRGGNFGFGDSRGGGGNFGPGPGSNFRGGSDGYGGGRGFGDGYNGYGGGPGGGNFGGSPGYGGGRGGYGGGGPGYGNQGGGYGGGYDNYGGGNYGGGNYNDFGNYNQQPSNYGPMKSGNFGGSRNMGGPYGGGNYGPGGSGGSGGYGGRSRY, encoded by the exons ATGCCTCGTGGAGACCGGGAGAGCGACTGG AGGGAGAAGGAGCAGTTCCGCAAACTATTCATTGGTGGTTTGAGCTTTGAAACAACAGAAGAAAGCTTGAGAAACTACTACGAGCAATGGGGAAAGCTAACAGATTGTGTG gtaatgaGAGATCCTGCAAGCAAACGCTCACGAGGATTTGGCTTTGTAACATTCTCATCTATGGCTGAAGTTGATGCAGCAATGGCTGCCAGGCCTCATTCAATTGATGGTAGGGTGGTTGAACCCAAGAGAGCGGTAGCCAGGGAG GAATCTGGAAAGCCTGGGGCTCATGTTACTGTGAAAAAATTATTTGTTGGTGGAATCAAAGAAGATACTGAGGAACATCACCTTAGAGACTACTTTTCAGAATATGGAAAAATTGACACAATTGAAATAATTACAGATAGGCAATCTGGTAAAAAGAGGGGGTTTGGATTTGTTACCTTTGATGACCATGATCCTGTGGATAAAATTGTGT TGCAGAAATACCACACTATCAATGGTCATAATGCAGAAGtaagaaaagctttatctagACAAGAAATGCAAGAGGTTCAGAGCTCAAGGAGTGGAAGAGGAG GTAATTTTGGCTTTGGAGATTCACGTGGAGGTGGTGGAAACTTTGGTCCAGGACCAGGAAGCAATTTCAGAGGTGGATCTG ATGGCTATGGAGGTGGTCGTGGATTTGGTGATGGATACAATGGATATGGTGGAGGACCAGGAG GTGGCAATTTTGGTGGTAGTCCTGgttatggaggaggaagaggaggatatgGTGGTGGAGGACCTGGATATGGCAATCAGGGTGGGGGCTACGGAGGTGGTTATGACAACTATGGAGGAG GCAATTACGGAGGAGGAAATTACAATGATTTTGGAAACTACAACCAACAGCCCTCAAACTATGGTCCTATGAAGAGTGGAAATTTTGGTGGAAGCAGGAACATGGGGGGACCATATGGTGGAG GAAATTATGGTCCTGGAGGAAGTGGAGGAAGTGGGGGATATGGAGGGAGGAGTCGCTATTGA
- the HNRNPA2B1 gene encoding heterogeneous nuclear ribonucleoproteins A2/B1 isoform X3, with protein sequence MPRGDRESDWVSEREKEQFRKLFIGGLSFETTEESLRNYYEQWGKLTDCVVMRDPASKRSRGFGFVTFSSMAEVDAAMAARPHSIDGRVVEPKRAVAREESGKPGAHVTVKKLFVGGIKEDTEEHHLRDYFSEYGKIDTIEIITDRQSGKKRGFGFVTFDDHDPVDKIVLQKYHTINGHNAEVRKALSRQEMQEVQSSRSGRGGNFGFGDSRGGGGNFGPGPGSNFRGGSDGYGGGRGFGDGYNGYGGGPGGNYGGGNYNDFGNYNQQPSNYGPMKSGNFGGSRNMGGPYGGGNYGPGGSGGSGGYGGRSRY encoded by the exons ATGCCTCGTGGAGACCGGGAGAGCGACTGGGTGAGTGAG AGGGAGAAGGAGCAGTTCCGCAAACTATTCATTGGTGGTTTGAGCTTTGAAACAACAGAAGAAAGCTTGAGAAACTACTACGAGCAATGGGGAAAGCTAACAGATTGTGTG gtaatgaGAGATCCTGCAAGCAAACGCTCACGAGGATTTGGCTTTGTAACATTCTCATCTATGGCTGAAGTTGATGCAGCAATGGCTGCCAGGCCTCATTCAATTGATGGTAGGGTGGTTGAACCCAAGAGAGCGGTAGCCAGGGAG GAATCTGGAAAGCCTGGGGCTCATGTTACTGTGAAAAAATTATTTGTTGGTGGAATCAAAGAAGATACTGAGGAACATCACCTTAGAGACTACTTTTCAGAATATGGAAAAATTGACACAATTGAAATAATTACAGATAGGCAATCTGGTAAAAAGAGGGGGTTTGGATTTGTTACCTTTGATGACCATGATCCTGTGGATAAAATTGTGT TGCAGAAATACCACACTATCAATGGTCATAATGCAGAAGtaagaaaagctttatctagACAAGAAATGCAAGAGGTTCAGAGCTCAAGGAGTGGAAGAGGAG GTAATTTTGGCTTTGGAGATTCACGTGGAGGTGGTGGAAACTTTGGTCCAGGACCAGGAAGCAATTTCAGAGGTGGATCTG ATGGCTATGGAGGTGGTCGTGGATTTGGTGATGGATACAATGGATATGGTGGAGGACCAGGAG GCAATTACGGAGGAGGAAATTACAATGATTTTGGAAACTACAACCAACAGCCCTCAAACTATGGTCCTATGAAGAGTGGAAATTTTGGTGGAAGCAGGAACATGGGGGGACCATATGGTGGAG GAAATTATGGTCCTGGAGGAAGTGGAGGAAGTGGGGGATATGGAGGGAGGAGTCGCTATTGA